One Pseudomonas lalucatii genomic window carries:
- a CDS encoding YkgJ family cysteine cluster protein — protein MKNNLIAAAELDRLDTWAKYSADMCHSCMSSCCTLPVEARIGDLIRIGVVDEFERGEPAKNIAKRLQKDGIVERFNQKSGVFTLARMSNNDCLYLDRKSRLCTIYDKRPDTCRNHPKVGPRPGYCAYKPKPLS, from the coding sequence ATGAAGAACAACCTGATCGCCGCCGCCGAACTCGACCGCCTGGACACCTGGGCCAAATACAGCGCCGACATGTGCCACAGCTGCATGTCCAGCTGCTGCACCCTGCCGGTGGAGGCGCGCATCGGCGACCTGATCCGCATCGGCGTGGTCGACGAGTTCGAGCGCGGCGAGCCGGCCAAGAACATCGCCAAGCGCCTGCAGAAGGACGGCATAGTCGAGCGCTTCAACCAGAAGTCCGGGGTCTTCACCCTGGCACGCATGAGCAACAACGACTGCCTCTACCTCGACCGCAAGTCGCGCCTGTGTACCATCTACGACAAGCGCCCCGACACCTGCCGCAACCACCCCAAGGTCGGCCCGCGTCCGGGCTACTGCGCCTACAAGCCCAAGCCGCTGAGTTAG
- a CDS encoding DUF4124 domain-containing protein — protein sequence MRLMLTCLLLALALPASAQIYKYTDEKGNTVFTNQPPDGSAAQPVELPPTNSVEMPAPSPAPAGGASTETAAQAPYRTLQLTDLPSDEALRANNGTFSVGVALEPRLAASHRLRLLLDGQPYGQPSRALRLQLSNLDRGEHSLAVEVLRGDRTIQQSPTVTFTVQRVNTSSPALRPPPPPPKPAP from the coding sequence ATGCGCCTCATGCTCACCTGCCTGCTGCTGGCCCTGGCCCTGCCGGCCAGTGCACAGATCTACAAGTACACCGACGAGAAAGGCAATACGGTATTCACCAACCAGCCGCCGGACGGCAGCGCGGCCCAGCCCGTCGAACTGCCCCCGACCAACAGCGTGGAGATGCCGGCCCCGAGTCCCGCGCCGGCGGGCGGCGCCAGCACCGAGACGGCGGCGCAAGCGCCCTATCGCACCCTGCAGCTGACCGACCTGCCCAGCGACGAGGCCCTGCGCGCCAACAACGGCACCTTCAGCGTCGGTGTCGCCCTCGAGCCGCGCCTGGCCGCGAGCCACCGCCTGCGCCTGCTGCTGGACGGCCAGCCCTACGGCCAGCCGAGCCGCGCGCTGCGCCTGCAGCTGAGCAATCTCGACCGCGGCGAGCACAGCCTGGCCGTCGAGGTGTTGCGCGGCGACAGGACGATCCAGCAGAGCCCGACCGTGACCTTCACCGTGCAGCGGGTCAACACCAGCAGCCCGGCACTGCGCCCGCCACCGCCGCCGCCCAAGCCTGCGCCCTGA
- the thiI gene encoding tRNA uracil 4-sulfurtransferase ThiI, translated as MKLIVKVFPEITIKSRPVRKHFIRQLAKNIRLVLRDLDPQLQVSGVWDNLEVETAVDEPKLLQEMIERLRCTPGLIHFLEVHEYPLGDLDDVLDKCKLHFAEQLPGKVFAVRCKRGGKHSFTSMDVERHVGSQLRQQCGAAGIDLKQPEVEVRMEIRDQRLFIVHRQHNGLGGYPLGSLEQTLVLMSGGFDSTVAAYQIMRRGLLSHFCFFNLGGRAHELGVMEVAHYLWQKFGRSHRVLFISVPFEEVLGEILGKVDNSQMGVVLKRMMLRAATRMAERLQIDALVTGEAISQVSSQTLPNLSVIDSATDKLVLRPLIASHKQDIIDTAYAIGTAEFAKHMPEYCGVISVNPTTKAKPERIAYEEAQFDMAILERALERATLLPIDKVIDELGKDVQVEEVGEALAGQVVIDIRHPDAVEDEPLELPGIEVQALPFYALNSKFKELDEARQYLLYCDKGVMSRLHAHHLLSEGHANVRVYRPT; from the coding sequence ATGAAATTGATCGTTAAAGTCTTCCCGGAAATCACCATCAAGAGCCGGCCGGTGCGCAAGCATTTCATCCGTCAGCTGGCCAAGAACATTCGCCTGGTGCTGCGCGACCTCGATCCGCAGCTGCAGGTCAGCGGTGTGTGGGACAACCTCGAGGTGGAGACTGCGGTCGACGAGCCGAAGCTGCTGCAGGAAATGATCGAGCGCCTGCGCTGCACCCCGGGCCTGATCCATTTCCTCGAGGTCCACGAGTATCCGCTGGGCGACCTCGACGACGTGCTGGACAAGTGCAAGCTGCATTTCGCCGAGCAGCTGCCGGGCAAGGTCTTCGCCGTGCGCTGCAAGCGCGGCGGCAAGCACAGCTTCACCTCGATGGACGTCGAGCGCCATGTCGGCAGCCAGCTGCGCCAGCAGTGCGGCGCCGCCGGCATCGACCTGAAGCAGCCCGAGGTCGAGGTGCGCATGGAAATCCGCGACCAGCGCCTGTTCATCGTCCATCGCCAGCACAACGGCCTGGGCGGCTACCCTCTGGGCTCGCTGGAGCAGACCCTGGTGCTGATGTCCGGCGGCTTCGACTCCACCGTCGCCGCCTACCAGATCATGCGTCGCGGCCTGCTCAGCCACTTCTGCTTCTTCAACCTCGGCGGCCGCGCCCACGAGCTGGGGGTGATGGAAGTGGCCCACTACCTGTGGCAGAAGTTCGGCCGCTCGCACCGCGTGCTGTTCATCAGCGTGCCGTTCGAGGAAGTGCTCGGCGAGATCCTCGGCAAGGTCGACAACAGCCAGATGGGCGTGGTCCTCAAGCGCATGATGCTGCGCGCCGCCACGCGCATGGCCGAGCGCCTGCAGATCGACGCCCTGGTCACCGGCGAGGCGATCAGCCAGGTGTCCAGCCAGACCCTGCCGAACCTCTCGGTGATCGACTCGGCCACCGACAAGCTGGTGCTGCGGCCGCTGATCGCCAGCCACAAGCAGGACATCATCGACACCGCCTACGCCATCGGCACCGCCGAGTTCGCCAAGCACATGCCGGAATACTGCGGGGTCATCTCGGTCAACCCGACCACCAAGGCCAAGCCCGAGCGCATCGCCTACGAGGAGGCGCAGTTCGACATGGCCATCCTCGAGCGCGCCCTGGAGCGCGCCACCCTGCTGCCGATCGACAAGGTGATCGACGAGCTGGGCAAGGACGTGCAGGTCGAGGAGGTCGGCGAGGCCCTGGCCGGCCAGGTGGTGATCGACATCCGCCACCCCGACGCGGTCGAGGACGAGCCGCTGGAGTTGCCCGGCATCGAGGTGCAGGCGCTGCCCTTCTACGCCCTGAACAGCAAGTTCAAGGAACTGGATGAGGCGCGCCAGTACCTGCTGTATTGCGACAAGGGGGTGATGAGCCGCCTGCATGCCCACCACCTGTTGAGCGAGGGGCATGCCAATGTGCGCGTTTATCGTCCGACATAA
- the typA gene encoding translational GTPase TypA, with amino-acid sequence MIENLRNIAIIAHVDHGKTTLVDKLLRQSGTLERGELNDERVMDSNDQEKERGITILAKNTAIRWNEYRINIVDTPGHADFGGEVERVMSMVDSVLLLVDAQDGPMPQTRFVTKKAFEAGLKPIVVINKVDRPGARPDWVLDQIFDLFDNLGATEEQLDFQVVYASALNGIAGLDHTAMAEDMSPLYQAIVDHVPAPKVDVDGPFQMQISALDYNSFLGIIGVGRIARGRVKPNTPVVAIDTEGKKRNGRILKLMGHHGLHRVDVEEATAGDIVCISGFDELFISDTLCDINNVEAMKPLTVDEPTVSMTFQVNDSPFCGKEGKFVTSRNIKERLDKELLYNVALRVEEGDSADKFKVSGRGELHLSVLIENMRREGFEMGVGRPEVIIREVDGVKQEPFENVTIDIPEDAQGKVMEEMGLRKGDLSNMVPDGKGRVRLEYNIPARGLIGFRNQFLTLTNGAGILTSIFDRYDTMKSGHMSGRQNGVLVSIDTGKALTYSLETLQARGKLFVEHGQEIYNGQIVGLNSRDNDLGVNPTKGKKLDNMRASGKDETIALVPPVRFTLEQALEFIQDDELCEVTPKSIRLRKKILDEGERTRAAKKAKN; translated from the coding sequence GTGATCGAAAATCTACGTAACATCGCCATCATCGCCCACGTTGACCATGGTAAGACCACCCTGGTAGACAAACTCCTGCGTCAGTCCGGCACCCTGGAGCGCGGCGAGCTCAACGACGAGCGCGTGATGGACTCGAACGACCAGGAAAAAGAGCGCGGCATTACCATCCTGGCGAAGAACACCGCCATCCGTTGGAACGAGTACCGCATCAACATCGTCGACACCCCCGGCCACGCCGACTTCGGCGGTGAGGTAGAGCGCGTGATGTCGATGGTGGACTCCGTACTGCTGCTGGTCGACGCCCAGGACGGCCCGATGCCGCAAACCCGCTTCGTGACCAAGAAGGCCTTCGAAGCCGGCCTGAAGCCGATCGTGGTGATCAACAAGGTCGACCGTCCGGGCGCCCGTCCTGACTGGGTGCTGGATCAGATCTTCGACCTGTTCGACAACCTCGGCGCCACCGAAGAGCAGCTCGACTTCCAGGTCGTCTATGCCTCGGCCCTGAACGGCATCGCCGGCCTGGATCACACCGCCATGGCCGAAGACATGAGCCCGCTGTACCAGGCCATCGTCGACCACGTACCGGCCCCTAAAGTCGACGTTGACGGCCCGTTCCAGATGCAGATCTCGGCACTGGACTACAACAGCTTCCTCGGCATCATCGGCGTTGGCCGTATCGCCCGCGGTCGCGTCAAGCCGAACACCCCGGTCGTCGCCATCGACACCGAAGGCAAGAAGCGCAACGGCCGTATCCTCAAGCTGATGGGCCACCACGGTCTGCACCGCGTGGACGTCGAAGAAGCCACCGCTGGCGACATCGTCTGCATCAGCGGCTTCGATGAACTGTTCATCTCCGACACCCTGTGCGACATCAACAACGTCGAAGCGATGAAGCCGCTGACCGTCGACGAGCCGACCGTCTCCATGACGTTCCAGGTCAACGATTCGCCGTTCTGCGGCAAGGAAGGCAAGTTCGTCACCAGCCGCAACATCAAGGAGCGTCTGGACAAGGAGCTGCTGTACAACGTGGCCCTGCGCGTCGAAGAGGGCGACTCGGCCGACAAGTTCAAGGTCTCCGGCCGTGGTGAGCTGCACCTCTCGGTACTGATCGAGAACATGCGTCGCGAAGGCTTCGAGATGGGCGTAGGCCGTCCGGAAGTGATCATCCGTGAAGTCGACGGCGTCAAGCAGGAGCCGTTCGAGAACGTCACCATCGACATCCCGGAAGATGCTCAGGGCAAGGTCATGGAAGAGATGGGCCTGCGCAAGGGCGACCTGAGCAACATGGTGCCGGATGGCAAGGGCCGTGTGCGCCTGGAGTACAACATCCCGGCTCGCGGTCTGATCGGTTTCCGTAACCAGTTCCTGACCCTGACCAACGGTGCCGGCATCCTGACCTCGATCTTCGACCGTTACGACACCATGAAGTCCGGCCACATGTCCGGCCGCCAGAACGGCGTACTGGTTTCGATCGATACCGGCAAGGCCCTGACCTACTCCCTGGAAACCCTGCAGGCGCGTGGCAAGCTGTTCGTCGAGCACGGCCAGGAAATCTACAACGGTCAGATCGTCGGCCTGAACAGCCGCGACAACGACCTGGGCGTGAACCCCACCAAGGGCAAGAAGCTCGACAACATGCGTGCTTCCGGTAAAGACGAGACCATCGCCCTGGTGCCGCCGGTTCGTTTCACCCTGGAGCAGGCCCTGGAATTCATCCAGGACGACGAGCTGTGCGAAGTCACGCCGAAGTCGATCCGTCTGCGCAAGAAGATCCTGGACGAAGGCGAGCGCACCCGCGCAGCCAAGAAAGCCAAGAACTGA
- the glnA gene encoding glutamate--ammonia ligase, with the protein MSKSIQLIKEHDVKWVDLRFTDTKGKQHHVTMPARDALDEDFFEHGKMFDGSSIHGWKGIEASDMILMPVDETAVLDPFTEEPTLIIVCDIVEPSTMQGYDRDPRSIAKRAEEFLKTTGIGDTVFVGPEPEFFIFDEVKFKSDISGSMFKIYSEQGSWMTDQDVEGGNKGHRPAVKGGYFPVPPCDHDHEIRTAMCNAMEEMGLVVEVHHHEVATAGQNEIGVKFNTLVAKADEVQTLKYCVHNVADAYGKTATFMPKPLYGDNGSGMHVHMSISKDGKNTFSGEGYAGLSDTALYFIGGIIKHGKALNGFTNPSTNSYKRLVPGFEAPVMLAYSARNRSASIRIPYVSSPKARRIEARFPDPAANPYLCFAALLMAGLDGIQNKIHPGDAADKNLYDLPPEEGKLIPQVCGSLKEALEELDKGRAFLTKGGVFSDDFIDAYIELKSEEEIKVRTFVHPLEYDLYYSV; encoded by the coding sequence ATGTCGAAGTCGATTCAACTGATCAAAGAACACGACGTGAAGTGGGTGGACCTGCGCTTCACCGACACCAAGGGCAAGCAGCACCACGTCACCATGCCGGCTCGCGATGCCCTGGACGAAGACTTCTTCGAACACGGCAAGATGTTCGACGGCTCCTCCATCCACGGCTGGAAAGGCATCGAAGCCTCCGACATGATCCTGATGCCGGTCGACGAGACCGCCGTGCTGGACCCCTTCACCGAAGAGCCGACCCTGATCATCGTCTGCGACATCGTCGAGCCGAGCACCATGCAGGGCTACGACCGCGACCCGCGCTCGATCGCCAAGCGTGCAGAGGAATTCCTCAAGACCACCGGCATCGGCGACACCGTGTTCGTCGGCCCGGAGCCCGAGTTCTTCATCTTCGACGAAGTGAAGTTCAAGTCCGATATCTCCGGCTCGATGTTCAAGATCTACTCCGAGCAGGGCTCCTGGATGACCGACCAGGACGTCGAAGGCGGCAACAAGGGCCACCGCCCGGCCGTCAAGGGCGGCTACTTCCCGGTTCCGCCGTGCGACCACGACCACGAAATCCGTACCGCCATGTGCAACGCCATGGAAGAAATGGGCCTGGTCGTCGAAGTGCACCACCACGAGGTGGCCACTGCCGGCCAGAACGAGATCGGCGTGAAGTTCAACACCCTGGTGGCCAAGGCTGACGAAGTGCAGACCCTGAAGTACTGCGTGCACAACGTCGCCGACGCCTACGGCAAGACCGCCACCTTCATGCCCAAGCCCCTGTACGGCGACAACGGCTCGGGCATGCACGTGCACATGTCGATCTCCAAGGACGGCAAGAACACCTTCTCCGGCGAAGGCTATGCCGGCCTGTCCGACACCGCCCTGTACTTCATCGGCGGCATCATCAAGCACGGCAAGGCGCTGAACGGCTTCACCAACCCGTCGACCAACTCCTACAAGCGTCTGGTCCCGGGCTTCGAAGCACCGGTCATGCTGGCCTACTCGGCGCGCAACCGCTCCGCCTCGATCCGCATCCCCTATGTGTCGAGCCCGAAGGCCCGCCGCATCGAGGCACGCTTCCCGGACCCGGCCGCCAACCCCTACCTGTGCTTCGCCGCGCTGCTGATGGCCGGCCTGGACGGTATCCAGAACAAGATCCACCCCGGCGACGCGGCGGACAAGAACCTGTACGACCTGCCGCCGGAAGAAGGCAAGCTGATCCCGCAGGTGTGCGGCAGCCTGAAGGAAGCCCTGGAAGAGCTGGACAAGGGCCGCGCCTTCCTGACCAAGGGCGGCGTGTTCTCCGACGACTTCATCGATGCCTACATCGAGCTGAAGAGCGAAGAAGAAATCAAGGTGCGCACCTTCGTGCACCCGCTGGAATACGACCTGTACTACAGCGTCTAA